The genomic segment GGATATGGTGCTTTGTAAGAAACGTGAGTTTGATGTAGGAAATTGATCCCGACTTTTCGGTATCAAAGTGATAGCTTCGAAGTGTAGCTTGCGTCTTACGTAGAGATTACGTTAAGAACTAATAAAAAAAAAGGCAATTTTCATCTAGAAAATTGCCTTTTTTTATTGAGTATCGAGGATGTGATATTATTGAATAATCACTCGCTTAGATGTTTTTAAAGTTTCGTTCATCACTTCCAATGTATAGATACCATTGGCAAGATTTTCTTTATTGATAGAAATTAATCCATTATCAGTATGATGATTTCCTTGATAAACGATACGTCCAATATTATCCATCATTCTAATAGAAACAGTTTCAGAAATACTATTTTGTAGTTTGATATTAATCAGCCCATTTGAAGGATTTGGAAAAACGTCAAACGCTAGAGTATTTGTTTCTTCAAGACCTATACTATTTGTGTTGATATTAAAGAAGATATCTTTACTAGCTCCAAAATTTCCATTTTCTTCAATAAGGATATTTCCAGCTCCATCAATAAGCTTAATATATCCGGGGTTAAAGTCTCTATCACCGAGAATACCACCGCTTAATCCGTTACCTTTTTCATCTTCTATAATGAAGCGGTAACAAAGATCTTTGTCTAGTTTGTAGTTTTCTCTAATAAGTTCAGTAGAATTTGAAGTATATCCGTTTCCAGAAGCGTGAATATCACCATATTGGTCAATAAGTTTCCAAGATATATGGTGTCCAAACCCGTCTAATTTTAATTCAATTGTATGGAAAGAGTGAATATCCAATAAAGGCTCTTCAAACTCCAATGTATAAGAATCATCTGCCAATTTCTCATCGAGTCCTTGGTCATTTACATCTATAATTTTTACTTCAAGTTTATTGTTGGCTTGCGTAGTGTAAGCAAATGTAGGCATAGGAATATCTACAGTACCGAAGGTAGCTAAATTCCCTGTCCAAGTATATTCTTGAACTTGACTATTTGCTTTAGCTTGAAATTTCACTTTTGTGAGTGGGCTATTACCCATGTTTTCCAAAGTAATTACGGTGCTAATTTTTTCGTCACAAATAGCTGAACGTTTATCTTTAGCAACGGCATTTCTTGCATAGTGAACAAATGGTTCAGGGTTAGCTGTAACTACATTTTCAACATTACTAGATCCAGAACTTACAAAAGCAACTATTTGAAGATCTTCAGGAATTACTTGCGTTTTTCCAATTAAATCTGGAATATCCCAAGTATATGTTTTTGTAATAAGGTCTCCAACGGTAGGATTTCCTAATGATTCACCGAACACTCCGTTTGTAATATAGCCTTTAAAGATATGCTTGTGATTATAATCATCACCTTTTCCTGCTTGTTTTCCAATAACATCATTTTGAACAACTGCTATGGATAATTTCTGATCATTTGCTGGAGTACCAGTGTAATAAAGCTCTACATCAACTAAGAATTTTTTGTATTCTACATCATAACGAATCTTTGCACCTATATTTACATAGGCAAATTGAGTAAGTAAAGTATCTACAGCTTTCACCCAACTAGATTTTCCTATCATGTAATCACCCGCATCTTCTGCATAATCTGGAAATAAATTTCTACTAATATTCGCAGAGGGAGTTCCATAAGATGAAGTCGTTTTGCTAAAGCCAACAATTGCGTTATTTTCGTCTTCCATATTGAAATCATCATCAGGACCGTCAGCTTTTCCATAAAAGTAATAAGCAGAAACCCTGTCGGCTCCTTTTGCTTGAATAATACTTTCTATTTCGGCAGATCCTCCAGGACATGCTCCACATGTAATGGAAGTAAATTTCTCAATAAGTACATTTTTCTTCTGTACTGTGGTTGAGACTAGGGTTTGAGCGTTTGATGCACTGATTCCCAGTGATAAAACAGTAAAAGATAATAAAAGATTCTTCATAAGTGAAAAGTTTAAAATAGGTAAAGATGCACTAAAGTAATGATAATCTTTTATTTAAGAAAGCTTTGGGTAAAAAAAACACTTTGGTATTTCTTAATATAAGTTAAAAAATATCAAAGTGCTGTTTTAATTTTTCGTCAATTTATTTAGAATTCACATCTCTTTTTTGTGAATTTTTGGATTTAATTCTCTAAATAGTTTGAGAGAATATTTTGACTTCAGGGTTCATTTTATGTAGGTATTCATCCATAGTCATTGCTACATTTCTGATAAAGGGTGAACCTTTTTGTGTAATGGTGATTTTGTTCTTTTCAAAACATACTAAACCGTCTTTTTCCATTTCTTCGAGGTCAGTTTCCACTTGCTTCCAATCAATAAGATGTCCATCTGTTTTTTCGGTTTCTAGAAAACACATGAGGTTTAGAATATGTTT from the Flavobacteriales bacterium genome contains:
- a CDS encoding Omp28-related outer membrane protein — encoded protein: MKNLLLSFTVLSLGISASNAQTLVSTTVQKKNVLIEKFTSITCGACPGGSAEIESIIQAKGADRVSAYYFYGKADGPDDDFNMEDENNAIVGFSKTTSSYGTPSANISRNLFPDYAEDAGDYMIGKSSWVKAVDTLLTQFAYVNIGAKIRYDVEYKKFLVDVELYYTGTPANDQKLSIAVVQNDVIGKQAGKGDDYNHKHIFKGYITNGVFGESLGNPTVGDLITKTYTWDIPDLIGKTQVIPEDLQIVAFVSSGSSNVENVVTANPEPFVHYARNAVAKDKRSAICDEKISTVITLENMGNSPLTKVKFQAKANSQVQEYTWTGNLATFGTVDIPMPTFAYTTQANNKLEVKIIDVNDQGLDEKLADDSYTLEFEEPLLDIHSFHTIELKLDGFGHHISWKLIDQYGDIHASGNGYTSNSTELIRENYKLDKDLCYRFIIEDEKGNGLSGGILGDRDFNPGYIKLIDGAGNILIEENGNFGASKDIFFNINTNSIGLEETNTLAFDVFPNPSNGLINIKLQNSISETVSIRMMDNIGRIVYQGNHHTDNGLISINKENLANGIYTLEVMNETLKTSKRVIIQ